From the Notolabrus celidotus isolate fNotCel1 chromosome 12, fNotCel1.pri, whole genome shotgun sequence genome, one window contains:
- the znf576.2 gene encoding zinc finger protein 576.2: protein MDSDILNIEEIVMGRGLPDPPPEAPPEKPAEPYKPITLNGPPASTVQPYQHENLQCFQCFITFCSAKAKERHMKKSHREEYKQQLQQGNTLFTCYVCDRTFLSSEELTQHQPTHSKDDKPFKCVHCKESFKTFSELTTHRRQVCPEKQLVCKDCNETFRSPGLLRTHRLTQHPRPDVEPAEQPEVPTKIHRCKKCSQSFDTESELIEHQEKYPEGQQCNGSAQPVKKRGRPTKTEDPPAGAEKKGKRKKKDEAEAPEEEEKATDTSESAASPTEEKGKAGAAKRGRPAKAAPKSETEETKSPEDESQASTKEKKPKVDPAPARQHPCPECDLTFPALIHLRAHKKEKHTPRKAHPCEECEESFARPEQLDAHMSRAHVVGRFACATCGKSFGRERTLKAHEKSHPEENPENPSAKR, encoded by the exons ATGGACTCTGACATTTTGAACATAGAGGAGATAGTGATGGGACGGGGATTGCCGGATCCACCCCCAGAagccccccctgaaaagccagCCGAACCCTACAAACCGATCACTCTGAATGGACCTCCAGCGTCCACTGTTCAACCCT ACCAGCATGAGAACCTGCAGTGTTTCCAGTGCTTCATCACATTCTGCAgtgcaaaagccaaggagagGCATATGAAGAAAAGCCACAGGGAAGAGTACAAGCAACAGCTTCAGCAG GGCAACACATTATTCACCTGCTATGTCTGTGATCGTACGTTCCTGTCATCTGAGGAACTGACACAGCACCAGCCAACACACAGCAAAGATGACAAGCCCTTCAAATGCGTTCACTGCAAAGAGAGCTTTAAAACCTTCTCTGAA CTCACAACCCACAGAAGACAGGTGTGTCCAGAAAAACAGCTGGTATGTAAAGATTGCAACGAAACCTTCCGGAGTCCTGGACTGCTGCGCACTCATCGCCTGACTCAGCATCCACGTCCAGATGTAGAACCTGCAGAACAGCCAGAGGTCCCTACAAAAATCCACCGCTGTAAGAAGTGTAGCCAGAGCTTtgacacagagtcagagctgatAGAACACCAGGAAAAGTACCCTGAAGGTCAGCAATGCAACGGCAGTGCTCAACCTGTCAAGAAACGTGGGCGGCCTACCAAAACCGAAGACCCTCCTGCAGGCGCTGAGAAAAAGGGAAAGCGGAAAAAAAAGGATGAGGCAGAAGCacctgaggaggaagagaaggccACCGACACATCAGAGTCAGCAGCCTCTCCAACTGAGGAAAAGGGAAAAGCAGGTGCAGCGAAACGTGGCCGTCCAGCTAAAGCTGCAccaaaatcagaaacagaagaaacGAAGAGTCCAGAGGATGAAAGTCAGGCCTCCACAAAGGAGAAGAAACCTAAAGTTGATCCTGCTCCGGCCCGTCAGCACCCCTGTCCTGAGTGTGAcctcacatttcctgccttGATTCATCTTCGGGCTCACAAGAAGGAGAAACACACCCCACGGAAAGCCCACCCCTGTGAAGAATGTGAGGAGAGCTTTGCCCGTCCTGAGCAGCTGGACGCCCACATGTCACGAGCTCACGTCGTGGGTCGCTTTGCCTGTGCAACCTGTGGGAAGAGCTTTGGTCGTGAGCGCACCTTAAAAGCTCACGAGAAAAGCCACCCAGAGGAGAATCCTGAAAACCCAAGTGCCAAGAGATAA